The Williamsia sp. DF01-3 genome has a window encoding:
- the sufC gene encoding Fe-S cluster assembly ATPase SufC — translation MAILEIRDLHVNVKQTDTDAEPISILKGVNLTVESGKTHAIMGPNGSGKSTLSYAIAGHPKYEVTEGSITLDGEDVLEMTVDERARAGLFLAMQYPVEVPGVSMSNFLRTAATAVRGEAPKLRHWVKETKEAMTELEIDPSFGERSVNEGFSGGEKKRHEILQLGLLKPKIAILDETDSGLDVDALRVVSEGVNRFKANENGGVLLITHYTRILRYIQPDHVHVFVGGRIVESGGPELADELEENGYIRFTQAANA, via the coding sequence GTGGCCATTTTGGAAATCCGCGATCTGCACGTCAACGTGAAGCAGACCGATACCGACGCCGAACCGATCTCCATCCTCAAAGGTGTGAACCTGACCGTGGAGTCGGGCAAGACCCACGCCATCATGGGCCCCAACGGGTCGGGCAAATCGACGCTCTCGTACGCGATCGCCGGCCACCCGAAGTACGAGGTCACCGAGGGTTCGATCACCCTCGACGGTGAGGACGTGCTCGAGATGACCGTCGACGAGCGCGCCCGGGCCGGTCTTTTCCTCGCGATGCAGTACCCGGTCGAGGTTCCCGGTGTGTCGATGTCGAACTTCCTGCGGACCGCTGCCACCGCCGTACGTGGTGAGGCACCGAAGTTGCGTCACTGGGTCAAAGAGACCAAAGAGGCCATGACCGAACTCGAGATCGATCCGTCGTTCGGCGAGCGCAGCGTGAACGAAGGCTTCTCCGGTGGTGAGAAGAAGCGCCACGAGATCCTGCAGCTCGGGCTGCTCAAGCCGAAGATCGCCATCCTCGACGAGACCGACTCAGGCCTCGACGTCGATGCATTGCGCGTGGTCTCCGAGGGCGTGAACCGCTTCAAGGCGAACGAGAACGGTGGCGTGCTGCTCATCACCCACTACACCCGGATCCTGCGTTACATCCAGCCCGACCACGTGCATGTGTTCGTCGGTGGCCGGATCGTCGAATCCGGCGGACCCGAGCTCGCCGACGAGCTCGAAGAAAACGGATACATCCGATTCACCCAGGCTGCGAACGCCTGA
- a CDS encoding SufS family cysteine desulfurase — MTSIDQAVAPTSHEVTALDVTAVRADFPILGRTVRDDKPLVYLDSGATSQRPVQVLDAEREFLVTRNAAVHRGAHQLAEEATDAYENARAIIAEFVGAQFDELVFTKNATESLNLVTYTLGDERSAGVLGGKPLGPGDTVVITELEHHANLVPWQELCRRTGATLRWYGVTDDGRIDLDSLVLDDSVKVLSFTHQSNVTGAIADVPELVRRARAVGALVVLDACQSVPHMVVDFTELDVDFAAFSGHKMFGPSGVGVLFGKRALLAELPPFITGGSMIETVTMEVSTYAPAPQRFEAGVPMTSQVIGLGAAVRYLQGLGMAAVAAHELSLTEAALKALAEIDGVRIIGPATADRRGGAVSFVVDGIHAHDLGQILDDEGVAIRVGHHCAWPLHKRFGVAATARASFAAYNTLDEVEALAKAIVRAKEFFGVGA; from the coding sequence GTGACGAGCATCGATCAGGCTGTAGCCCCGACATCGCATGAGGTCACCGCGCTGGACGTGACCGCGGTTCGTGCCGACTTCCCGATCTTGGGACGGACCGTGCGGGACGACAAGCCGCTCGTCTACCTCGACTCGGGGGCCACCAGCCAGCGACCGGTACAGGTCCTCGACGCCGAGCGCGAGTTCTTGGTGACCCGTAACGCTGCGGTTCACCGTGGTGCGCATCAACTGGCCGAAGAGGCCACCGACGCGTACGAGAACGCACGCGCGATCATCGCCGAGTTCGTCGGTGCCCAGTTCGACGAGTTGGTCTTCACCAAGAACGCCACCGAGTCGCTGAATCTGGTGACGTACACCTTGGGTGACGAGCGGAGCGCGGGCGTCCTGGGCGGCAAACCACTCGGACCCGGCGACACCGTGGTGATCACCGAACTCGAGCACCACGCGAACCTCGTTCCGTGGCAAGAACTCTGCCGCCGGACCGGGGCGACGCTACGCTGGTACGGCGTCACCGACGACGGCCGGATCGACCTCGACTCGCTGGTGCTCGACGACTCGGTCAAGGTCCTCTCGTTCACCCATCAGTCGAACGTCACCGGTGCCATCGCCGATGTCCCGGAACTGGTTCGTCGCGCTCGCGCTGTCGGTGCCCTCGTGGTTCTTGATGCCTGCCAGTCGGTTCCTCACATGGTGGTGGACTTCACCGAGCTCGACGTGGACTTCGCCGCCTTCTCCGGCCACAAGATGTTCGGTCCCTCGGGGGTCGGTGTGCTGTTCGGCAAACGTGCGTTGCTCGCCGAGCTACCGCCCTTCATCACCGGCGGCTCCATGATCGAGACCGTCACGATGGAGGTCTCGACCTACGCGCCGGCGCCCCAACGGTTCGAGGCGGGCGTACCGATGACCTCTCAGGTCATCGGTTTGGGCGCCGCCGTGCGCTACCTGCAGGGACTGGGTATGGCGGCCGTTGCGGCACACGAACTTTCGCTGACCGAAGCAGCCTTGAAGGCGTTGGCGGAGATCGACGGAGTACGCATTATCGGGCCGGCCACCGCAGATCGGCGCGGAGGTGCGGTGTCCTTTGTGGTCGACGGCATCCACGCACACGATCTCGGGCAGATCCTCGATGACGAGGGTGTCGCGATCCGAGTGGGTCACCATTGCGCGTGGCCGCTGCACAAGCGTTTCGGGGTCGCCGCGACAGCGCGCGCTTCGTTCGCCGCGTACAACACCCTCGACGAGGTCGAGGCGCTCGCCAAGGCGATCGTCCGTGCCAAGGAGTTCTTCGGGGTCGGTGCCTGA
- the sufU gene encoding Fe-S cluster assembly sulfur transfer protein SufU has protein sequence MRMEQMYQEVILDHYKHPQGRGLRDPFGAEVHHVNPTCGDEVTLRVQLSDDGDKITDVSYDGQGCSISQASTSVLFEQLVGQNVQEALATVDAFNQMMTSRGTVDGDEEVIGDGVAFAGVSKYPARVKCALLGWMAFKDALAQTVVNREAPADNNNSARESA, from the coding sequence ATGCGGATGGAGCAGATGTATCAGGAAGTGATCCTCGATCACTACAAACATCCGCAGGGGCGAGGTCTGCGTGACCCGTTCGGTGCCGAGGTCCACCACGTCAACCCGACGTGCGGGGACGAGGTCACCTTGCGCGTACAGCTCTCCGACGACGGAGACAAGATCACCGATGTCTCGTACGACGGCCAGGGATGTTCGATCTCTCAGGCGTCCACGTCGGTGCTCTTCGAGCAGCTGGTCGGCCAGAACGTCCAGGAAGCCCTGGCGACCGTCGACGCGTTCAACCAGATGATGACGTCGCGGGGCACTGTCGACGGTGACGAAGAGGTCATCGGCGACGGAGTGGCCTTCGCCGGAGTGAGCAAGTACCCGGCGCGCGTCAAGTGCGCGCTCCTGGGATGGATGGCATTCAAAGACGCGTTGGCACAGACGGTGGTCAACAGAGAAGCACCGGCCGACAACAACAATTCCGCTAGGGAGTCAGCATGA
- a CDS encoding metal-sulfur cluster assembly factor, producing MSDQAPPTETKPPEEIQTSLPKIEDIEEAMRDVVDPELGINVVDLGLVYGLDVTSDAVAKIDMTLTSAACPLTDVIEDQTRSVLVTSGLCTDIELNWVWLPPWGPDKITDDGREQLRALGFTV from the coding sequence ATGAGCGATCAAGCCCCGCCGACAGAGACCAAGCCGCCTGAGGAAATTCAGACCTCTCTGCCGAAGATCGAGGACATCGAGGAGGCCATGCGCGACGTGGTCGACCCCGAACTCGGCATCAATGTGGTCGACCTCGGCCTGGTCTACGGACTCGACGTCACCAGTGATGCGGTCGCCAAGATCGACATGACACTGACCTCGGCGGCCTGCCCGTTGACCGACGTGATCGAGGATCAGACCCGGTCGGTCCTGGTGACATCCGGGCTGTGCACCGACATCGAACTGAACTGGGTGTGGCTGCCGCCGTGGGGTCCCGACAAGATCACCGACGACGGCCGCGAACAGCTGCGGGCGCTCGGCTTCACCGTCTGA
- a CDS encoding DUF1992 domain-containing protein, protein MAETFETRIDRLIREAQERGEFDNLRGAGRPLDLSDADDPEWWAKRKIKEENLDSSALLPPTLQLRREAQGFPESLASLREESAVRHVLEDFNRRVRRDRLVPSLGPASYVIARTLDVEAMVERWRELRRRR, encoded by the coding sequence GTGGCAGAAACGTTCGAGACCCGGATCGATCGGCTGATCCGGGAAGCACAAGAACGCGGCGAGTTCGACAACCTGCGCGGTGCCGGCCGCCCGCTTGATCTCAGCGATGCCGACGACCCCGAATGGTGGGCGAAGCGCAAGATCAAGGAAGAGAACCTCGACAGCTCGGCGCTGTTGCCTCCGACGCTTCAACTGCGCCGGGAGGCCCAAGGGTTTCCGGAGTCGCTTGCCTCCCTGCGTGAGGAGTCGGCGGTGCGTCATGTCCTCGAGGATTTCAATCGACGGGTCCGGCGAGATCGGCTCGTACCGAGTCTCGGGCCGGCGTCCTATGTGATCGCCCGCACCTTGGATGTCGAGGCGATGGTGGAGCGATGGCGCGAACTCCGCCGACGCAGATGA
- a CDS encoding 3' terminal RNA ribose 2'-O-methyltransferase Hen1, with amino-acid sequence MLLTIETTGSSSDHRIPATDLGFLLHKHPDRVQQFATSSGTATVFYPVADTSRCRAVLHVGGEDPSRSTLGAADRYVNTLPYAGSSRLMVAMAKVMSDALGGRCAHRPDLVDTVWQLQVTVSSVPTTGGADLTHGFFEPLGWSVLSTASMLRPNEWGPSRFVQLQMSGEFTLRDALSHMYVLIPALAADKHYFIGEDEVDKLLRLGSRWLANHPAREQITRRYLKGLHSLTNDALARLIPDSASHEPLPKRRTSMQELRRTAVVDALRRVGARSVLDAGCGEGSLLRELVTEPGIGRLAGVDVSVAALGRASDSLSRFAAVELWQSSLMYSDNRCRGFDAVVLMEVIEHVEPDRLDTLESSVFETMAPSSVIVTTPNRDYNPLYGLGSNEFRHPDHRFEFTCAEFKHWCERVADEYRYSVTVSAIGEMDMDVGSSSQLAVFRRIDAETPEAQR; translated from the coding sequence GTGTTGCTGACCATCGAAACGACCGGATCATCGTCTGATCACCGCATTCCTGCGACCGATCTCGGGTTCCTGCTGCACAAGCACCCCGACCGGGTCCAGCAATTCGCCACCTCCAGTGGAACCGCAACTGTCTTCTACCCGGTCGCCGACACCTCGCGATGCCGCGCGGTTCTGCACGTCGGGGGTGAAGACCCGTCACGGTCCACGCTGGGGGCTGCTGACCGCTACGTGAACACGCTGCCGTACGCGGGATCGTCTCGACTGATGGTCGCGATGGCCAAGGTGATGTCGGATGCGCTCGGTGGCCGCTGTGCACACCGCCCTGACCTGGTCGACACGGTGTGGCAGCTGCAGGTGACGGTGAGCTCGGTGCCCACCACCGGCGGCGCCGATCTCACCCACGGCTTCTTCGAACCACTGGGCTGGTCGGTGCTTTCCACTGCCAGCATGTTGCGGCCGAATGAATGGGGCCCGTCCCGGTTTGTGCAGTTGCAGATGAGTGGCGAGTTCACGCTGCGCGACGCACTGTCGCACATGTACGTGCTGATCCCCGCGCTCGCGGCGGACAAGCACTACTTCATCGGCGAGGACGAGGTCGACAAGCTGTTGCGGCTGGGCTCCCGTTGGCTGGCGAATCATCCTGCGCGCGAACAGATCACAAGGCGGTACCTGAAGGGACTGCATTCGCTCACCAACGACGCGCTGGCACGGCTGATACCCGACAGCGCGTCGCACGAACCACTGCCGAAACGCCGCACATCGATGCAGGAGCTGCGCCGTACCGCAGTGGTCGACGCGCTTCGTAGGGTCGGCGCGCGGTCGGTCCTCGACGCGGGATGCGGTGAAGGCAGCCTCTTGCGGGAGCTCGTCACCGAGCCGGGCATCGGCCGACTGGCAGGAGTGGATGTGTCGGTTGCCGCTCTTGGCCGGGCCAGTGACTCGTTGTCCAGGTTCGCAGCGGTAGAACTGTGGCAGTCGTCGCTGATGTACTCGGACAACCGGTGCCGAGGATTTGATGCCGTCGTGCTGATGGAGGTGATCGAGCACGTCGAGCCCGATCGCCTCGACACACTCGAGTCGTCCGTGTTCGAGACCATGGCTCCGTCGTCGGTGATCGTCACGACTCCCAACCGCGACTACAACCCTCTCTATGGGCTGGGCAGCAACGAGTTCCGCCATCCTGATCACCGGTTCGAGTTCACCTGCGCCGAGTTCAAGCACTGGTGTGAACGCGTAGCTGACGAATACCGGTATTCGGTGACGGTGAGCGCGATCGGAGAGATGGACATGGATGTGGGCTCATCGAGTCAGCTGGCAGTCTTCCGCCGGATCGACGCAGAGACACCGGAGGCCCAGCGATGA
- a CDS encoding polynucleotide kinase-phosphatase, translated as MTALEIPELSLVVLIGVTGAGKSTFAANNFRETEVLSSDRFRGLVADDPTSQEATGDAFEVLELVAGKRLAAGRLTVIDATSVRVEDRKRLVALARAHDVLPVAIVLDVPPDELRGRAHDRTDITVGVVERQYAHLQRNRKGLRKEGFRHVHQLDGVADIDAATIVRTPLFSNLNDRHGPFDIIGDVHGCFTELTTLLGKVGWRLQTDTDGIVVGAVPPEPGRTAIFVGDLVDRGPDTPAVLRLVMSMVRDGIAFCVRGNHEDKLLRVLRQRSGRARDAQPIALTHGLAESMTQLDAQPPEFVREVVDFLDSLVSHYVFDDGRLVVAHAGLAEKYHGRASGRVRDKAMYGETTGETDRWGFPVRVDWAADYRGSARVVYGHTPVPDAAWINNTMCLDTGCVFGGRLTALHYPEMVLTAVPAEQTYFDPGRPMGFGTTRADVRVRTTLNLSDVVGKRIIDTGFGPPITVREDNAATALEVMSRYAVDPRWIRYLPPTMAPVSPGRADLLEDPRAAFESYAQRGVSQVVCEEKHMGSRAIIVVAKDESAAAQAFGVTQGSGAVYTRTGRSFFDPSVTEQLVVRIRRACAELFDQLDSDWLILDAELLPWNVKGEGLIRDQFASVAAAAGPELRALGAELARAADRGLDVQTMIDANTKRRADVEAYTNAYLRYVDVDARPDTVSLAPFEVLASAASEYGGSSHGWHLEVAARLAAANPVLFRPTRHIVVDTGSETSCLEGARWWEDLTAAGSEGMVVKPAGNVTRVGGKLIDPGVKVRGREYLRMVYGPSYLDDLPNLRSRDLRHKRSMAMREYQLGREALARQARSEPLWRIHECVFAILALESEPVDPRL; from the coding sequence ATGACGGCACTCGAGATCCCCGAACTGTCGCTCGTGGTGCTCATCGGAGTCACCGGCGCAGGCAAGTCGACGTTCGCAGCCAACAACTTTCGTGAGACAGAGGTGTTGTCGTCCGATCGGTTCCGAGGCCTGGTCGCCGATGACCCCACGTCACAGGAGGCGACCGGCGACGCGTTCGAGGTGCTCGAGTTGGTTGCGGGCAAACGATTGGCGGCCGGGCGCCTGACCGTGATCGATGCGACCAGCGTCCGCGTCGAGGACCGTAAGCGGCTTGTCGCGCTTGCAAGGGCCCATGACGTCTTACCTGTCGCCATCGTCCTGGACGTCCCTCCGGACGAGCTGCGGGGGCGTGCCCACGATCGAACAGACATCACGGTCGGCGTTGTCGAACGCCAGTACGCGCACCTGCAGCGCAATCGGAAGGGCTTGCGCAAAGAAGGGTTTCGACACGTCCATCAGCTCGATGGTGTTGCGGACATCGATGCCGCGACCATCGTGCGTACCCCCTTGTTCAGCAACCTCAACGATCGGCACGGCCCGTTCGACATCATCGGTGACGTCCACGGCTGCTTCACCGAGTTGACCACACTGCTCGGCAAGGTCGGGTGGCGTCTGCAGACCGACACGGACGGCATCGTTGTCGGCGCCGTACCTCCCGAGCCCGGACGAACAGCGATCTTCGTCGGGGATCTGGTGGACCGGGGCCCGGACACGCCGGCTGTCCTGCGACTGGTCATGTCGATGGTTCGCGACGGCATTGCGTTCTGCGTGCGCGGAAATCACGAGGACAAGTTGCTCCGCGTCCTTCGTCAGCGCAGCGGCCGCGCCCGAGATGCGCAGCCGATTGCGCTGACCCACGGTCTTGCGGAGTCCATGACGCAACTCGACGCGCAGCCTCCCGAGTTCGTCCGAGAGGTTGTCGACTTCCTCGATTCCCTTGTGTCGCACTACGTGTTCGACGACGGCCGGCTCGTCGTCGCCCACGCGGGACTGGCAGAGAAGTACCACGGGCGGGCATCGGGCCGCGTCCGCGACAAGGCGATGTACGGCGAGACGACCGGGGAGACCGATCGTTGGGGCTTCCCGGTACGGGTCGATTGGGCAGCGGACTATCGAGGCTCGGCTCGGGTTGTGTACGGCCACACCCCGGTCCCGGACGCGGCATGGATCAACAACACGATGTGTCTGGACACCGGGTGCGTGTTCGGGGGTCGATTGACGGCGCTGCACTACCCGGAGATGGTCTTGACGGCCGTGCCCGCCGAGCAGACCTACTTCGACCCCGGCCGACCGATGGGTTTCGGGACCACACGCGCGGACGTCCGCGTGCGAACCACACTGAACCTGTCGGACGTGGTGGGTAAGCGGATCATCGACACCGGATTCGGGCCACCGATCACCGTCCGAGAGGACAACGCCGCCACCGCATTGGAGGTGATGTCGCGGTACGCGGTTGATCCACGCTGGATCCGGTACCTGCCGCCGACGATGGCCCCGGTTTCTCCCGGGCGTGCCGATCTGCTGGAGGACCCCCGTGCAGCGTTCGAGTCGTACGCACAACGCGGTGTCTCACAGGTTGTCTGCGAGGAAAAGCACATGGGTTCCCGGGCGATCATCGTGGTCGCGAAGGACGAGTCCGCAGCAGCGCAGGCGTTCGGCGTCACACAGGGCAGTGGCGCCGTCTACACCCGGACAGGCCGCAGCTTCTTCGATCCATCGGTCACCGAGCAACTGGTCGTCCGAATCCGGCGAGCGTGCGCTGAGTTGTTCGATCAGCTCGACTCCGACTGGCTGATCCTCGATGCCGAGTTGCTGCCATGGAACGTCAAGGGGGAAGGCCTGATCCGCGACCAGTTCGCCTCCGTCGCGGCAGCGGCGGGCCCCGAGCTGCGTGCACTCGGCGCAGAACTGGCGAGGGCCGCAGACCGAGGTCTGGATGTCCAGACCATGATCGACGCGAACACGAAACGGCGTGCGGATGTCGAGGCGTACACCAATGCGTATCTTCGCTACGTCGATGTCGACGCGCGGCCGGACACCGTGTCGCTCGCCCCGTTCGAAGTACTGGCAAGTGCGGCAAGCGAATACGGCGGGTCGTCGCACGGTTGGCACCTCGAGGTGGCCGCGCGGCTCGCTGCGGCCAACCCTGTTCTCTTCCGGCCGACGCGGCACATCGTGGTCGACACCGGCTCGGAGACCTCGTGTCTGGAAGGAGCTCGGTGGTGGGAGGATCTGACCGCGGCCGGGTCCGAAGGGATGGTCGTCAAACCGGCCGGGAACGTCACCCGTGTCGGCGGCAAGCTGATCGATCCGGGCGTGAAGGTCCGCGGTCGCGAGTACCTGCGGATGGTCTACGGTCCCAGCTACCTGGATGATCTGCCGAACCTCCGGTCACGCGATCTGCGGCACAAGCGGTCCATGGCGATGCGCGAGTATCAACTGGGGCGTGAGGCCCTCGCCCGCCAGGCACGCTCTGAGCCACTCTGGCGCATCCACGAGTGTGTTTTCGCGATCCTGGCGCTGGAGAGTGAGCCGGTGGATCCCCGACTCTGA
- a CDS encoding RNA polymerase sigma factor gives MDARAEESLIRAAALGDRQAFDQLMRCHLTPVLRYTTRLTGSPTTAEDITQETFLAAWRGMDRFGFRSSFRTWLFTIASRKTVDLQRRQTAVVISDNTFEAMEVRTPGPAARTVEHSFFVALQTELGKLGYQARACWWLREVEGLSHDEIATALTISRGSVRGHLQRARSQLAERLSAWRPDGSDVHKARSPGRIRHQIPRPTTKGRRDDSPAPR, from the coding sequence ATGGATGCGCGCGCCGAAGAATCATTGATTCGCGCGGCTGCCCTGGGCGATCGCCAGGCGTTCGACCAGCTGATGCGTTGCCATCTGACACCCGTCCTCCGGTACACGACCCGGCTGACCGGATCTCCGACAACAGCGGAGGACATCACTCAGGAGACGTTCCTCGCCGCGTGGCGCGGAATGGACCGGTTCGGTTTCCGGTCGAGCTTCCGCACATGGCTGTTCACCATCGCCTCGCGCAAGACGGTCGATCTCCAGCGACGGCAGACCGCGGTCGTGATTTCCGACAACACCTTCGAGGCGATGGAAGTGCGGACCCCCGGCCCAGCTGCTCGCACGGTTGAACACTCGTTTTTCGTCGCACTCCAGACCGAGCTCGGCAAGCTCGGCTACCAGGCGCGCGCATGCTGGTGGCTACGCGAGGTCGAAGGGCTGTCGCACGATGAGATCGCCACCGCGCTCACCATCTCGCGCGGCTCGGTGCGTGGACATCTGCAGCGTGCACGCTCACAGTTGGCCGAACGCCTCTCCGCGTGGCGACCCGACGGCTCCGATGTTCACAAAGCCCGATCACCCGGACGCATTCGACATCAGATCCCGCGACCGACGACGAAAGGAAGGCGAGATGACAGTCCAGCGCCCCGATGA
- a CDS encoding Asp23/Gls24 family envelope stress response protein yields the protein MTTTTSRQDDEPTIAVDKHRDSDGHGPDQSDAGGKTSIADVVVAKIAGIATREIDGVYDLGGGAARAVGKLRETLPGTGADVTQGVSVEVGEKQAAVDVGLVAYYGVAIHQLAESIRTNVIEAIEKMTGLEVTEVNVTVHDVHLDTDDPTTALDGQTPRVQ from the coding sequence ATGACCACCACGACCTCCAGGCAGGATGACGAGCCGACCATTGCCGTGGACAAACACCGTGACAGCGACGGCCATGGGCCCGACCAGAGCGACGCGGGGGGCAAGACGTCGATCGCCGATGTCGTGGTGGCCAAGATCGCCGGAATCGCGACTCGCGAGATCGACGGCGTCTACGACCTCGGCGGCGGCGCGGCGCGCGCGGTCGGCAAGTTGCGTGAAACCCTGCCGGGAACCGGTGCAGACGTCACCCAGGGCGTGTCGGTGGAAGTCGGGGAGAAGCAGGCGGCAGTCGATGTCGGATTGGTTGCCTACTACGGCGTGGCGATTCACCAGCTTGCCGAATCCATCCGGACCAACGTGATCGAAGCGATCGAGAAGATGACGGGTCTGGAGGTCACCGAGGTGAATGTGACCGTGCACGACGTCCACCTCGACACCGACGACCCGACCACCGCGCTCGACGGCCAGACACCCCGGGTCCAGTGA
- a CDS encoding DUF2273 domain-containing protein produces MNNSVIGLFVGLLFALAVTTGGFSGLMVAVVFAAIGVAVGAHRDGRIDLGALLRSKGRG; encoded by the coding sequence ATGAACAATTCCGTGATCGGGCTGTTCGTCGGCCTGCTGTTCGCTTTGGCGGTCACCACCGGAGGGTTCTCCGGTCTGATGGTCGCGGTGGTGTTCGCGGCCATCGGCGTGGCCGTCGGCGCCCATCGTGACGGCCGCATCGACCTCGGTGCACTGTTACGGAGCAAGGGCCGTGGCTGA
- a CDS encoding DUF6286 domain-containing Asp23/Gls24 family envelope stress response protein: MAEAATAERIGGSHLPAPEHRGSLQIESRVISQIARQAALEVDGVVPYSVTLGSLTGRNLPRALADSDPRHPAITVEIAVSWPMPAVDVAERVQQHVIEVVTRLTGRRPARVDVEVTEVVQSRMLLGEELAHVSAAEPGPDTGTEAAPTHGRTRAEGGPPRSSPTAGWLAPVLGLGLLAFAVVAGREYAVVQGHYRSEAWIEHSARWVSGTEWRPWMVAVAVVCVLVGLYFMYAAVRPRRRTHRPLRATGVWTRDTDVARRLSAIALDDDNTVSATTKVTSGRAHVRVFVSSPTESDLSDRIEASTATLARPPRVSVDLRGVSHPNMTAIDEREPDATHPERP; encoded by the coding sequence GTGGCTGAGGCAGCAACGGCCGAGCGCATCGGCGGTTCCCACCTACCGGCGCCCGAGCACCGAGGCTCCCTGCAGATCGAATCGCGCGTGATCTCTCAAATCGCACGCCAGGCGGCGCTCGAGGTCGACGGCGTGGTGCCGTACTCGGTGACGTTGGGGTCTCTCACAGGTCGCAATCTCCCTCGCGCCCTTGCTGATTCCGATCCGCGCCATCCGGCGATCACCGTGGAGATCGCGGTGAGCTGGCCGATGCCGGCAGTTGACGTCGCCGAGCGCGTTCAGCAACACGTCATCGAGGTTGTCACCCGGTTGACCGGACGCCGGCCGGCGCGAGTGGATGTCGAGGTCACCGAGGTCGTCCAATCGAGGATGTTGCTGGGGGAGGAGCTGGCCCACGTGTCCGCTGCCGAACCCGGCCCGGACACGGGCACGGAGGCGGCGCCGACGCACGGCCGCACCAGGGCCGAGGGTGGGCCGCCGCGAAGCTCTCCGACTGCGGGATGGCTCGCGCCTGTGCTGGGGCTCGGACTGCTTGCATTCGCCGTTGTGGCCGGCCGGGAGTATGCCGTTGTCCAAGGCCACTACCGGTCCGAGGCTTGGATCGAACACTCCGCTCGCTGGGTGTCGGGAACCGAGTGGAGACCGTGGATGGTCGCGGTCGCCGTCGTGTGCGTCCTGGTGGGGCTCTACTTCATGTATGCCGCCGTACGGCCTCGGCGTCGCACCCACCGACCACTACGGGCCACCGGTGTGTGGACGCGAGACACCGACGTCGCCCGCCGGCTCAGCGCCATCGCACTCGACGATGACAACACCGTGTCGGCCACCACCAAGGTGACGTCGGGCCGCGCCCATGTACGTGTGTTCGTCTCCTCCCCGACGGAGAGCGACCTCTCCGACCGCATCGAGGCATCGACGGCAACGTTGGCCCGGCCGCCCCGCGTGAGCGTGGATCTTCGTGGCGTCTCCCACCCGAACATGACCGCGATCGACGAGAGGGAGCCTGATGCGACGCACCCTGAACGCCCTTGA